In uncultured Trichococcus sp., one DNA window encodes the following:
- the pheA gene encoding prephenate dehydratase: MTDLEDYRKELDALDQELVALFEKRMHISQAIGNYKLVHDLPIFDEGREQRVVEKNLTHLKSEEFAVQTHHFLDTIMDLSKEVQKDVRAASNDYEQIFAIHNPKEHAQIGYFGETGSFCEEAMLAYFKEAPRDPKNYHTFESLFIGIQNGEIDYGVLPVENSSTGAISQVLDLLYKYGLSIVGEQYIKIEQHLIGLEGTGLDQIEEVYSHPQGFQQSTDYFKDHEQWRQIPFHSTSDSAKMVKDSGDAHKGAIASRRAAQIHGLAILAESIQNQSENTTRFIIVGKDLESNPRCNKVSVVFSLDNQAGTLFKLLRHFAKYHINLIKIESRPVEGEKWEYLLYLDFEGNIADENVHEALRFIHRSSVYFRLLGCYKAATENK, encoded by the coding sequence ATGACGGATTTAGAAGACTATCGCAAAGAGTTGGATGCCCTTGATCAGGAGCTTGTGGCTCTGTTCGAAAAACGGATGCACATTTCCCAAGCCATCGGCAATTATAAGCTGGTGCATGATTTGCCCATCTTTGACGAAGGCCGTGAGCAACGCGTCGTGGAAAAGAATCTTACCCATCTGAAGAGTGAAGAGTTTGCGGTGCAGACCCATCATTTCCTGGATACGATCATGGATCTTTCGAAGGAAGTCCAAAAGGATGTTCGGGCAGCCTCGAACGATTATGAGCAGATCTTTGCGATCCACAATCCGAAAGAGCACGCGCAGATCGGTTATTTTGGGGAAACGGGCTCCTTCTGCGAAGAAGCGATGTTGGCCTATTTCAAGGAAGCTCCCCGCGATCCGAAAAACTACCATACCTTCGAATCGTTGTTCATTGGTATCCAGAACGGGGAAATCGATTACGGCGTTCTGCCAGTGGAAAACTCTTCCACTGGTGCGATTTCTCAAGTGCTCGATCTGTTGTACAAATACGGCCTTTCCATCGTGGGCGAGCAATACATCAAAATCGAGCAGCATCTGATCGGCCTGGAAGGGACCGGTCTGGATCAAATAGAGGAAGTCTATTCGCACCCGCAAGGTTTCCAGCAATCCACCGATTATTTCAAGGACCATGAGCAGTGGCGTCAGATTCCGTTCCACAGCACATCCGACAGCGCGAAAATGGTGAAGGACTCCGGAGATGCGCATAAAGGCGCTATCGCCAGCAGAAGAGCCGCCCAGATCCATGGCCTCGCCATCTTGGCGGAGAGCATCCAGAATCAGAGCGAAAATACGACCCGCTTCATCATCGTCGGCAAGGATCTCGAGTCGAATCCGCGCTGCAACAAAGTCAGCGTGGTGTTCTCTCTGGACAACCAAGCCGGTACGCTGTTCAAACTGCTGCGCCATTTCGCAAAGTACCACATCAACCTGATCAAAATCGAATCCCGCCCGGTCGAAGGGGAAAAATGGGAGTATCTGCTGTACCTGGATTTCGAAGGCAACATCGCCGACGAAAACGTCCATGAAGCCTTGCGCTTCATCCACCGGAGCAGCGTCTATTTCAGACTGTTGGGCTGCTATAAAGCCGCAACCGAAAACAAATAA
- a CDS encoding transcription repressor NadR: MKAAERRNEIIKLLEATDQPVNATQLAELLSVSRQVIVGDIALIRAKGIEILATPRGYLSANAFKGEGALFTGKIACQHSQAETVTELNIIVDNGGEVVDVQVEHPVYGTLTGELHIRSRHDVIDFMKKIASKEAAMLSSLTGGVHLHTLACKDEETFLRIKKELKDAGILYSG; this comes from the coding sequence TTGAAAGCAGCAGAGAGACGAAATGAAATCATCAAATTATTGGAGGCCACGGATCAACCGGTGAATGCCACCCAACTGGCCGAACTGTTGTCGGTCAGCCGGCAGGTCATTGTGGGCGATATCGCCTTGATCCGTGCCAAAGGGATTGAGATTCTGGCAACACCACGGGGCTATCTTTCCGCGAATGCATTCAAAGGTGAGGGCGCCCTGTTCACAGGAAAAATTGCATGCCAGCACTCGCAAGCCGAGACAGTGACGGAACTGAACATCATCGTGGACAACGGCGGCGAGGTCGTGGATGTCCAGGTCGAGCATCCCGTCTACGGCACGTTGACCGGAGAACTGCATATCCGCTCGCGCCATGATGTCATCGATTTTATGAAAAAAATCGCATCAAAGGAAGCAGCGATGCTGTCTTCGCTGACGGGCGGCGTCCATCTGCATACGCTTGCCTGCAAGGACGAAGAAACATTCCTGCGCATCAAAAAGGAACTGAAGGACGCCGGCATCCTCTATTCCGGTTGA